In Campylobacter vulpis, a genomic segment contains:
- a CDS encoding twin-arginine translocation signal domain-containing protein, which produces MEKRRKFLKNSALALAGVGVLGATSVAFGEEKAENKLVRGKSKKKEVLYQRSANWEKYYIKAE; this is translated from the coding sequence TTGGAAAAACGCAGGAAATTTCTTAAAAACTCTGCCCTAGCCTTAGCTGGAGTAGGCGTTTTAGGTGCGACAAGTGTGGCTTTTGGCGAAGAAAAAGCCGAAAATAAACTTGTTCGCGGAAAGAGTAAAAAAAAGGAAGTGCTTTATCAAAGAAGTGCTAACTGGGAAAAATACTACATAAAGGCTGAATAA